One stretch of Arachis duranensis cultivar V14167 chromosome 1, aradu.V14167.gnm2.J7QH, whole genome shotgun sequence DNA includes these proteins:
- the LOC107493842 gene encoding uncharacterized protein LOC107493842, producing MRSSATTEKGRIGEKAGYGTRKGKGKGKRVLPRVCPLTLLPRETWERVASRVASSSIQDLFNMQATCKVFLDTGRSSAVYKVASMAKIPVVFGYDLEDRPEDGFLYVSARAGNPGAVFRIGMREFCWMGRHVAGVDTLLEAADAGDVQARYMCAMLLLTPGVGDGADAGRGVEMFENVLAAGKIEMCREFYGQLFANPLIGVHPSVPGKPVVCRSSVCPTRGTMVATNDSSTVSCVHCLAEFEVLHFFSLFTFR from the coding sequence ATGAGATCTAGTGCAACCACCGAGAAAGGCAGAATAGGAGAGAAGGCCGGATACGGGACaaggaaagggaaagggaaagggaaaagGGTCCTACCACGCGTCTGTCCGCTGACTCTTCTGCCTCGCGAAACATGGGAGAGAGTTGCCTCAAGGGTTGCGTCGTCCTCGATCCAGGATCTGTTTAACATGCAGGCGACCTGCAAGGTATTTTTGGACACAGGCCGCTCGTCTGCGGTGTACAAGGTGGCCTCCATGGCGAAGATACCCGTCGTGTTCGGTTATGACTTGGAGGACCGTCCTGAGGATGGGTTCCTTTATGTAAGCGCGCGCGCAGGAAATCCGGGCGCTGTATTCCGTATAGGGATGAGAGAATTCTGTTGGATGGGCCGACACGTCGCCGGGGTCGACACCCTGCTTGAGGCCGCCGATGCGGGTGATGTCCAAGCCCGCTACATGTGTGCGATGCTGCTGCTGACGCCAGGTGTTGGGGACGGGGCAGACGCTGGAAGGGGGGTTGAAATGTTTGAGAACGTGCTGGCTGCTGGAAAAATCGAAATGTGCAGAGAATTCTACGGGCAGTTGTTCGCAAATCCGCTGATTGGGGTGCACCCGTCGGTTCCAGGGAAGCCCGTCGTCTGCCGGTCAAGCGTCTGCCCGACTCGCGGGACCATGGTTGCCACCAACGATTCCTCGACTGTGTCCTGCGTCCACTGCCTTGCCGAGTTTGAGGTGTTGCATTTCTTTAGTCTATTTACTTTCAGATGA
- the LOC107493849 gene encoding putative F-box protein At1g67623 yields the protein MVASNSIEDLFNMQASCRLFASACNSDAVYRHTLVSVLPIACFLDYSGTPAMTFLHRCARARNPAAMLRVGLSHLFWCGHRRGGMRTLAEAAELGDLEACYIAAMLLLSLGDKTDGEVRRGFKFFCVVRDSGTVKRCREVFTQVFAGPWSDIPPANPEESVSCRSSSCRTRGTIGDDSDLSSVACVQCLAEYEVRKFLGTYCV from the coding sequence ATGGTTGCATCGAATTCGATTGAGGATCTGTTCAACATGCAGGCGAGTTGCAGGTTATTTGCATCTGCATGCAATTCCGACGCCGTGTACAGGCACACGTTAGTGTCGGTGTTGCCGATCGCCTGCTTCCTCGACTACTCCGGTACGCCTGCAATGACATTTCTGCATCGATGCGCCAGAGCGCGGAATCCGGCCGCTATGCTCCGCGTTGGGTTGTCTCATTTATTCTGGTGTGGCCACCGCAGAGGTGGTATGCGGACCCTGGCCGAGGCAGCAGAGTTGGGCGATCTGGAGGCCTGCTACATCGCTGCGATGCTGCTTCTGTCGCTTGGTGACAAAACAGATGGTGAGGTCCGCCGTGGATTCAAATTTTTTTGCGTCGTTCGTGACTCCGGCACAGTCAAAAGGTGCAGGGAGGTCTTCACGCAGGTGTTCGCCGGCCCGTGGTCTGATATACCCCCGGCGAACCCAGAAGAGTCCGTGTCATGCCGTTCCAGTAGTTGCCGTACCCGTGGGACCATTGGTGATGACAGCGATCTGTCCAGTGTGGCGTGTGTGCAATGCCTGGCCGAATACGAGGTGCGGAAGTTCTTGGGGACTTATTGCGTTTAA
- the LOC107493859 gene encoding uncharacterized protein LOC107493859, whose protein sequence is MSRTAARNAGDEDFVYRCANIPIWDQRWWSVSPMHQSGRNFLARCRQSGHLEVLFRSAVSDLFLGGCRFAGMETMHVVAAQGHSAAQYTAAMMLMLRDDAESKNKGLQTFRGLEAAGALTHCKLVFRGVVQGTWRHLRRLPRLNEENQVCSSHGCPSRGNMSAIYRHQRYGRGWDVNDGDGGAAHIPYVHCRADYELILFVHLFD, encoded by the coding sequence ATGTCGCGCACCGCTGCACGTAATGCAGGGGATGAGGATTTCGTTTACAGATGCGCCAACATTCCAATTTGGGACCAGCGATGGTGGAGTGTGAGTCCCATGCACCAGTCGGGAAGAAACTTCCTAGCGCGATGCAGGCAGAGTGGCCACCTGGAAGTTCTGTTTCGGTCTGCTGTGTCTGACCTTTTCCTAGGCGGGTGTCGTTTTGCGGGGATGGAAACCATGCACGTTGTCGCAGCCCAGGGCCATTCGGCAGCCCAGTACACAGCGGCGATGATGCTGATGCTACGCGACGACGCCGAGTCAAAGAACAAGGGCTTACAGACATTTCGTGGGCTTGAGGCGGCCGGTGCCCTGACACACTGCAAATTGGTGTTCCGCGGCGTTGTCCAGGGGACGTGGAGACACCTGCGTCGCCTGCCAAGGCTAAACGAAGAGAATCAAGTCTGTTCTTCGCATGGATGTCCAAGCCGTGGAAACATGAGTGCCATTTACCGCCATCAACGCTATGGAAGGGGGTGGGACGTAAACGACGGTGACGGAGGTGCTGCTCATATTCCGTATGTGCATTGTAGGGCTGATTATGAATTGATCCTGTTTGTCCACCTCTTTGACTGA
- the LOC107493867 gene encoding uncharacterized protein LOC107493867: MRTHYGISREGSSSISSSSVDAPTPRCHCGVRSPIRTAWKCDYPGRRFYGCSGYGTSRKCSFFQWYDPEPPPRYSDVIRRLLEANEGIRSENTELKKTRQELLDELRSLQHTLYETRADLEAAILASTAKEDNMLASVATTRRRGVLITVLIFAIILMVFLPVKIA; the protein is encoded by the exons ATGCGAACACATTATGGCATTAGCAGAGAG GGATCCTCTTCCATAAGCTCGTCCTCCGTCGATGCACCGACGCCTCGATGTCACTGTGGCGTGAGGTCGCCAATCAGAACCGCTTGGAAATGTGACTATCCGGGCAGAAGATTTTATGGATGTTCTGGGTACGGAACCAGCAGGAAATGCTCGTTCTTTCAGTGGTACGATCCAGAGCCCCCACCTCGTTACTCCGACGTCATTCGCAGGTTGCTAGAAGCGAACGAGGGCATTAGAAGCGAGAACACGGAGTTGAAGAAGACAAGACAGGAACTCCTAGACGAGCTGCGTTCTTTGCAACATACTTTGTATGAAACAAGGGCAGATCTGGAGGCCGCCATTTTAGCATCTACGGCCAAGGAAGACAACATGCTTGCGAGTGTCGCGACGACGAGGAGGCGAGGTGTTCTGATCACCGTGCTGATATTCGCGATCATTTTGATGGTTTTTTTACCGGTGAAGATCGCTTGA
- the LOC107493880 gene encoding protein FAR1-RELATED SEQUENCE 5 gives MFRDCMLGDYEVRTFQRKWFEMVEKFGVADKRWVQDMYERRHSWATAHIQGKFFAGFRTTSRCEGLHAVISRYVKSRYSYTEFLRHFHRCLMFVRAKEVEADFECAKGDPVMTTNLKQLERSAADNYTRAIFYLFVPILDRACAMRVVDSEDNGSYFIHTVSRYGTPGKEWRVVATSDTREVRCTCMRMECFGVPCEHIIAVLVLNNVHEIPRSLILPRWTKDAKLVAVESMGVIWDSVQLTQHWCLMDWYRKVCKIACHSTEKFQFARDIAVLMLKHFENDDAGNSSFQHEGPPTEGGRPPARNPPRRNTKGNGAHGGKKTQRCRLCREVGHNRTTCPERRTMEPSSSVAEDMDSMDTDMVYDNLSGDLYATAEIPLFQCSDSDTQAGFANSDFAGTKTSGPVMSLAD, from the exons ATGTTTAGGGATTGCATGCTCGGCGACTACGAGGTCCGAACATTTCAGAGAAAGTGGTTTGAGATGGTTGAGAAATTTGGAGTGGCCGATAAAAGATGGGTACAGGACATGTACGAGAGAAGGCACAGCTGGGCCACAGCACACATACAGGGAAAGTTCTTTGCCGGATTTCGAACAACATCAAGGTGCGAGGGCTTGCACGCTGTGATATCACGGTATGTTAAGTCTCGATACAGCTACACTGAGTTTTTACGTCATTTCCATCGATGCTTGATGTTCGTCCGCGCAAAGGAGGTGGAGGCTGATTTCGAGTGCGCAAAGGGTGACCCTGTTATGACCACCAACCTGAAACAGCTGGAGCGGAGTGCAGCCGACAACTACACTCGTGCGATATTCTATTTGTTTGTTCCCATTCTTGACAGGGCCTGTGCAATGAGGGTGGTTGACTCTGAAGACAACGGTTCCTATTTTATTCACACCGTCTCTCGATACGGCACTCCGGGGAAGGAGTGGCGTGTTGTTGCGACGTCTGATACGAGGGAGGTCCGATGCACGTGCATGAGAATGGAATGTTTCGGGGTCCCCTGCGAACATATAATTGCGGTGCTTGTTCTTAACAATGTTCATGAGATCCCGAGGTCTCTGATATTACCGAGATGGACCAAGGATGCAAAACTTGTGGCGGTGGAGTCGATGGGCGTGATTTGGGATTCTGTACAACTGACGCAACACTGGTGCCTGATGGATTGGTACCGGAAAGTGTGCAAGATTGCATGTCACAGCACCGAAAAGTTCCAGTTTGCAAGAGACATAGCCGTGCTGATGCTGAAGCACTTCGAGAACGATGATGCAGGGAACAGCAGTTTTCAACACGAGGGGCCACCTACGGAGGGTGGCAGACCCCCGGCGCGAAATCCACCCAGGCGCAATACAAAGGGTAACGGCGCTCATGGTGGAAAGAAGACCCAGCGATGTCGTTTGTGCCGGGAGGTGGGACACAACAGGACGACGTGTCCGGAGCGTCGCACAATGGAACCATCCAGCTCAGTTGCAGAAGACATGGATTCGATGGACACTGACATG GTCTATGATAACCTATCCGGCGATCTGTATGCGACCGCGGAGATTCCTTTGTTCCAATGCTCCGATAGTGACACGCAGGCCGGGTTTGCTAACAGCGACTTCGCTGGGACCAAGACGTCCGGGCCAGTCATGTCTCTTGCCGATTGA